The following coding sequences lie in one Pseudorasbora parva isolate DD20220531a chromosome 18, ASM2467924v1, whole genome shotgun sequence genomic window:
- the zgc:77262 gene encoding RNA-binding protein lark — protein sequence MVKIFVGNVASATTEDELRALFEKYGTVSDCDILKNYGFVHMDEEESAQKAVSALHKHEVNGSRITVEYATTKVRNATKIYVGNVPEGVTAAKIKELFQPFGKVVECDIVKNYAFVHMQRESEALEAISELNHSKLEGQKIFVSLSRSNPSRNGRGEEFYPPPPPHHYPPHPHHHPHFLPPRPPPRDYYPPRGRLPPPPLPPPPPRAYYEREVYERRHDPYAAPAPRFYDRDPYERRLPPPQRPVTPPLAGRYYRERSPLGGRRSLLPPPPPPPSSGAFPRGYARNGGSSAPPPPTAPPSSHYQRYSLGSGFDKDDYLEDKYSNGFSRSY from the coding sequence ATGGTGAAGATATTTGTTGGCAATGTAGCTTCAGCAACCACTGAAGATGAGCTCCGTGCTCTGTTTGAGAAGTATGGCACTGTGTCTGACTGTGATATTCTAAAAAACTATGGCTTCGTGCACATGGATGAAGAAGAGTCGGCGCAAAAGGCTGTCTCCGCTTTGCACAAGCACGAGGTCAACGGCTCCCGCATTACCGTCGAATATGCCACCACCAAGGTACGCAATGCCACCAAGATCTACGTCGGCAATGTTCCCGAAGGCGTCACAGCTGCCAAAATCAAGGAGCTCTTCCAGCCGTTTGGCAAGGTGGTGGAATGCGATATCGTGAAGAATTACGCATTTGTTCACATGCAGAGGGAAAGTGAGGCTCTGGAGGCCATTTCAGAGCTTAACCACTCCAAATTGGAGGGCCAAAAGATCTTTGTGTCCCTCTCACGCAGTAACCCATCCAGAAACGGCCGAGGGGAGGAATTCTATCCTCCTCCTCCCCCGCATCACTACCCACCTCACCCACACCATCATCCTCACTTTCTCCCCCCACGCCCGCCGCCCCGTGACTACTATCCGCCTCGTGGCCGACTTCCACCCCCTCCTCTCCCACCGCCGCCGCCCCGCGCCTACTACGAGCGTGAAGTGTACGAGAGGCGCCATGACCCGTACGCTGCCCCAGCCCCACGTTTTTACGATCGGGATCCATATGAACGGCGCCTTCCGCCCCCTCAGCGACCAGTCACACCTCCTCTCGCCGGGCGCTACTATCGTGAGCGCAGCCCTCTCGGTGGTCGCCGCTCTCTCCTGCCTCCGCCTCCACCTCCACCCTCTTCTGGCGCCTTCCCCCGTGGTTACGCCCGCAATGGTGGTAGCTCCGCCCCCCCTCCCCCTACCGCCCCTCCTTCCTCCCACTATCAGCGCTATTCTCTTGGCTCAGGCTTTGATAAGGATGATTATTTGGAGGACAAGTACAGCAATGGCTTCAGCCGTAGCTACTAA